The Candidatus Acidiferrales bacterium genome includes the window TCACGGGTACAAATCCCGGCGACTTTTCGCAGACAAACAATTGCCCCTCGTCTTCGTCGACTCTCAATCAAAATAGTTCTTGCACGATTTCCGTCACGTTCACGCCCACGGCCACCGGCTCTCGCTCCGCGCTTCTGACCGTCACCGACGACGCCACCACGTCACCGCAGACGTTGCCTGTTTCCGGCACCGGCGCGCAGCCGACCGCTCTCTTCGTTCCCAACGGTCTGCAATTTCCCACGACCGTCGTGGGGATCAAGGTCGCGGGCGTGCCTGTTCAGGTGCAAAACACCGGCAACGGTCCACTCGTGATTAGCAATATCGCTTTCACTGGCACGGATCCGGGCGACTTCTCCGCCGCCGGCACTTGCGTTCCCGCTGGATCGAACGTCACCGTCGCTGCAGGAGGAAATTGCTCGCTCAATCTCTCGTTCTTGCCGACAAGCTCCGGAACGCGCACGGCAAGTCTCGTCCTTACTGACAACGCGCCAAACAGCCCCCAGGCAGACGCGCTCAATGGTTCGGCGCAGGACTATCAATTGCAACCCATTTCCGGCGGCTCGACCTCCGCGACTGTCGCCGCAGGCTCATCAGCGACCATCAGCATGCAGGTGACGCCATTTAACGGTTTCACCGGCACCGTGAATCTCTTATGCAGCGACTCGATAACCGGCAGCGCGTGTTCAATCACTCCTTCCGTCACGGTGTCGGGGAATTCGGCGGCTCCTTTCACCGTGAACCTCACGACAACGGCTGCCAAGAGCTTCGCGCCGTTCAGCGGTCCTTTCGGTTCGCGTCCATTACGGCGCACTCCGGTGCCGCTGTGGACAGTCTGGCTCTTGGCTCTTGCTATGTTGGCGTTCTTGATGAAGACGAAGGCGCGCCGCCGTTATCTACGGCCTTTGCTGGTTCTCAGTCTGCTGGCATTGTCTTCCTGCGGAGGAGGGAACAGCAACAACACAACGCAAGGCACGGCCACGCCTCCCGGCACATACACCGTCGTGGTGACGGGAACGATCACCGGTACATCCCGCTCAGTGAATCTGACGCTGACCGTCACGCCGTAGCAAATCTCAGAAGAGTTTGATTGCCAGATCACGCGGACTTCGGCCCACGGGCACGAGAGTAATCAGCGCATTCGTATCCGTGCGAATCGCCGCCAGGTCATCCGAGCCTGCATCCACCACCAGCGCCATATCCCCGATCGGCGCAAACTGAATGACGCCGGGGCCCTGTCCCGTTGTTACCGGAGGGCCGATCTGCCTGGTTCCGATCTCTACAGGCACCACATGCGAAGCGCCCGCGTCGGAAACGTACAGCGACGCGCCGTCTGGCGACAGGATCGCCCGTGTCGGCGCCGCTCCAAGCATTAGGTAGCCCGAAACCTCGTTCGTCCACGTGTCCACAAAAATTAATCCATGCGCGTCCGGCGACACGACATACAGCTCTCCACCGTCCTTCGAAAAGACAAAACTTCCAGTTGTGCCGCCGAGATCAAGATTTGTGATCGTCTCGAATTTTCGCAGGTCGACGATCGAAATGCGGTTGCTGCTCCCTGAGGAGATATAAGCCTTCGAGCCGTCAGGAATGATTCCTATCTGTTCCGGATCGGCAACCACGTGCGCGACGCCGCGAGGCGCAAGCGTCGCTGCATCCAGCACGGAAACCGTTGCGTCGCCGCGATTCGTCACCACAACGAGCTTGCCATCGGGCGTCGTTCGCGCAATCCACGGACGTCGCCCCGCTCGCCCGCGTGCCACAATTTGCCGCGAGGCGCAATCAACCGCCATCACGGCGTCCGCACCAGAAGCCGCGACGTACACACGAGCGCCATCAGGCGAAAAATCCAGCGCGTAAGGAGTCGCCCCAACGCGAATTCGCGAAACAATTTGGTTCGAGCGCGTGTCGAGCACCCAGACGTATCCGCCCGCCGTGCTGACTCCCCAGATTTCGTCCCGTTTTGGATCCGCGCGAATCCCGCTCGGCTCCGGGCCTACAGGAATCGTCGCCTCCGGCTTCAGGCTCACCAGATCCACCACGGTCAGCGTGCCGTCCGCCGTGTTTGCCACATACGCATATAAATGCAGTCCCGGCCGCAGAAATGACGGGCGGTGCTCGCGGGCGATCTCAATCGCGGCCACTCCCAGCAGAACAATGAGGACAAAGATCAGCCGCGCATTCCAGCGGGAACGATTCCTGCGCGGTGGGCCAGGGACAGCCGAGAGTGGCGGGACGCTCACAGGATCTTAATTCAGCGCGCGATGAACCACGGATGCAATTTGCCGGATTTCGCCCATCAACTGCTCGAGCTCTTCAGGAACGATCGACTGCATGCCGTCGGAAAGCGCCTTGTCGGGATTGTGATGCACTTCGACAATCAATCCATCCGCGCCCACGGCAACAGCCGCCCGCGAAAGCGGCAAAACCTTATTCCGGCGTCCCGTTCCGTGGCTCGGGTCCACTAGGATCGGCAGATGGCTGCGCAATTGCACCGCCGGAATCACGCTCAAATCCAGTGTGTTTCGCGTGAAATCGGAAAACGTCCGCACGCCGCGCTCGCAGAGCATCAGTTGATAGTTGCCTTCCGAAAGGACGTACTCCGCGGCCATCAGAAATTCATCCAGAGTCGCCGAAAGACCGCGTTTCAGCAGCACGGGTTTCGAAGCTTTCCCCGCGCGCTTCAGCAGCGAAAAATTTTGCATGTTTCGCGCGCCGATTTGAATCACGTCCGCGTATTTTTCCACGAGGTCCAGGCTCTCGTTGTCCACCGCTTCCGTCACGATTCCCAGCCCGAACCGCTCGCGTACTTCCGCCAGAATTTTCAGCGCCGGCTCGCCGAGTCCCTGAAAGCTGTACGGCGACGTCCGCGGCTTGTATGCACCTCCGCGAAATAGATGCGCGCCCGCGGCCTTCACTCTTGCGGCAATGGCCATCGCTTGCTCGCGGCTCTCGATCGCGCACGGTCCCGCGATAATCGCCAGTGCCGGCCCGCCAATGCGCACCTCGCCTGCGGGGGTTGGCACGCGCACGACGGTGTTTTCTTCCTTCGCGTCCCGGCTGACCAGCTTGTAAGGCTTGCTGACCGGTATGCATTCGACCACGCCGGGCATCGCTTCGAGCGACCCGACGTCCACCGCGCCGGAATTTCCCGTGATGCCGATCGCCGTCCGGTTCGATCCCGGAATCGGGTGCGCACGCATCCCGAGCGCTTCAATCCGTCGGCAGACGGCTTGAACCTGCTCTTCGGTCGCGTGAGCTTGCATTACGACAAGCATCGAAACAGTCTCCCTGGGACGCTGAAATGGATTTCGTGCATGTTCGCCGCACACCAGCCGCGCACGCCGCGCGCAAGCGAAACAGGAAGTGTACTGCAACGAACGCCGGCGCTGCAATCGAAGCATCGCCGTTTCCGGCGAGCCAAAATCTCACGCGTTGTCATTCGCCCCCCTTGCTGGGCGTCTCCGTGAGCATCTCTGACGTAACGCGCCGCGACTCATCCAATATCGCCCGAAAGATTGCCGTGAGCGCTGTGTCATCCAGCGGTCCCGGATTCAGTCTCCGCACGTGCCGCAGGATGGTTTCCTCGCGTGCTTCGTCTCGTGCCGGGAGTCCCGCCGCTTTCTTTAATTGCCCAAGTTGAATCGTCATCTGCGCCCTGCGATTCAGCATGCGCACGAGCTCCCGGTCCAGCTCGTCGACTCGCCTTCGATGGTCCCCGATGGTCATTTCTGTCTCCTTCGGCATTTTTGTCCGCAATTAACTGCATCCGGCATTTCCCGAGAATTCATCGCGACGAATGATTGGCATCGTTACGGCCGCCGGGCCGGGGCCAAAAAAAAGGCCGCAAACCCTTGAGGTCTGCGGCCGGTCTCGGTGAACCCTTTTGCGCTTCCTGCTACATCCTTGAATCCTCTAAGCGCCTGCGCTTCACCGTGGCCGCAAACCCGTAAGGGTAGCGGTAGGTGAGTCCGTAATATCGCCACTGCGCCGTCGGCTTGCTCATGTTCAGGAGGTCAGTATATGCAGCTCGTTGCGCCCGGTCAAATCAATTTCCGGTTAAAATCTCAAACGTTGGCCACAAGGCATTCACGCTTTGTCGTTTGCGCAAGCCGCTCTAATCCGCTAGAATATCAATTCATCCGAAATCAACGCAGCGCTTAGAGGGAATGGAAGAACCGCAGCACAGTTCAACGCAGCCGTATCTCCCCAGTGATGAATATCGTCCCGAACCTGTTCCAGAGCCGTCTCCGCCTGCGTGGATGGACGGCAGCATTCGCATCGGCATCCACACGTCTATCGCCGGCGAGATCACTTCCGCACTCGATCTCGCCCACAATCTCGGCGCCAACGCGCTCCAGATTTTTTCTGCCAGCCCGCGCATGTGGCGTCGTCCCGCGAGTGGCGCGAAAGGCGTCGATCCTTCCGCGCAACGCTTCCGCGCTCGCCGCGAAGAGCTAAAGCTCGGTCCGCTCGTCATTCACGACAATTATTTGATCAATCTTGCCTCGCCCGATCGCATTCTGCGCGTCCGCTCGATACAGGCCTTTCACGAAGAGATCGTTCGCGCCATCGCGCTCGGCGCCGATTTCTTGGTTGCGCATCCCGGCAGCGGCAAAGGCGCTTCGATGTCAGCGGCAATCTCCGCCATCGCCGACGGACTGAAGCAAGCCTCACGTGGTGTGAATTTTGAAAATCTTCGCGTCTTGCTCGAAAACACGGCTGGGCAGGGAACTTCCGTCGGCTCGCGCTTCAGCGAGATCAAAAGCATCATCGACCAGTGTCCTGAGCTGCCTCTCGGCGTCTGTGTGGACACCGCTCATCTTTTCGCTGCCGGTCATGATCTGCGCTCAGTGGAAGGTCTGGAAGCGGCGCTCGCCGAAATTGACGGCACAGTCGGCCTAGTGCGCGTTTTCGTCATTCATACGAACGATTCCAAGGCCGCGCTCGGCTCGCATCTCGATCGTCACGAACACATCGGTAAAGGCAAAATTGGCCGCGATGCATTTCGCCGCATCTTGAATCATCCGCAGCTCACCGGCCGTGCCTTTATTCTCGAAACTCCCATTGATCGTCCCGGCGACGACCGCAGAAACGTCGAGACACTCTGGCGTCTCGTCGGCATAACTCCGCGCCGCACCGGACGGGTTGCCGATGGTTTTCGCATTCGCAGTCGGCGAGTGAGTACGAAGAAATCCAAACGACGGAAAAGGTGACGCGTTCCTTGAGCGAATACGATCCACAGCAAATCGAAGCAAAGTGGCAGAAAAATTGGGCAGAAGAGGGCGCGTTTGACGCCGACCGCGACGCGACTCGGCCCAAGTACTACACCCTCGAGATGCTGCCGTATCCCTCCGGCACGATGCACATGGGCCACATGCGCAATTACACTATCGGCGATTCCATCGCCCGTTACAAGCGCATGCGCGGCTTCAATGTTCTGCATCCCATCGGCTGGGATTCTTTCGGTTTACCCGCCGAAAACGCAGCTATCAAGAACGGCATCCCACCGCGTGATTGGACCAATTCGAATATCGCCCAGATGAAGGCCGTCTGCAAACGCTTCGGTTTCAGCTACGACTGGCGCCGCGAAATTTCCACCTGCGAGCCCGAATACTATCGCTGGAATCAGTGGTTTTTCCTGCGCATGCTCGAGCGTGACCTCGCGTATCGCAAACGCAGCAAAGTGAACTGGTGTCCTCAGTGTCAGACGGTTCTCGCCAATGAGCAAGTTGTCGACGGCTGCTGCTGGCGCCACGAAACCACGCAGGTCGAGGCCAAGGAAATCGAGCAGTGGTTCTTGCGCATCACGAATTATTCCGACGAACTTCTCGACGACATGGCCGATCTCGAGCAGGGTTGGCCCGAACGCGTCCTCGCCATGCAGCGCAACTGGATCGGCAAATCGCGCGGCGCGCGCGTCCGTTTTCCTGTCGCGAAAATGGAAAATGCGGTCATCGAAGTTTTCACCACGCGCATCGACACGATTTATGGCGCCACTGCCATCGTCCTTTCGCCCGGCCATCCGCTGCTGCCCGGCCTTTTTGACGGCATCAGTGGCCGCGCCGCTGTCGAGGCGCAATGGAATCGCCTGCGCCAAAAAGTCGTCCGCGCCGCGGATCTCGCCAAAGCGGAAAAAGAAGGCATCTTTACCGGTCGCTTTGCCGTGAATCCATTCTCCGGCGAAATGGTTCCCATCTGGATCGCCAATTTCGTCCTCGCGGAATATGGAACTGGCGCGGTCATGTGCGTCCCGGGGCACGATCAGCGCGATTTCGAATTCGCTGAAAAATATCGCATTCCCGTGAAAATTGTCGTGCAGCCCGCCGATGGCTCGTCGCTTAAAGCCGGCGCTCTCTCCGAAGCGTACTCCGCTTACGGTCGCGCCGTGGATTCTGGCCCTTACTCTGGAATGGAATCCGAAATCGCCATCGAAAAAATGACCGCCGACGCCGAAGCCAAGGGCACTGGTCGCGGTGAGACCATCTATCGCCTCAAGGACTGGGGCATTTCGCGCCAGCGTTATTGGGGCACGCCGATTCCCGTTGTCTACTGCGAAAAGTGCGGCGTCGTTGCCGTTTCCGATAGCGATTTGCCCGTTCGGCTTCCGGAAAAAGTTTCACTCACCGGCGAAGGCCAGTCCCCGCTCGCCGGCGTTCCCGAATTCGTGAATGCAAAGTGTCCGAAGTGCGGCGGGGCAGCCCGGCGTGAGACCGACACCATGGACACATTCGTTGATTCCTCTTGGTATTTTTATCGCTACACCGACGCGCACAACACTTCCGCGCCCTACGCCCCTGAGGAAGCTGGCTACTGGTTTTCCATTGACCAGTACATCGGCGGCATCGAGCACGCCATCCTGCATTTGATCTATTCACGCTTCTTCGCCAAGGTCATGCGCGACCTCGGCCTGATCCGTCATCGCGAACCCGTTCTGCGCCTTTTTTCTCAGGGAATGGTGCAGAAGGGCGGCCGGGCCATGTCCAAATCGCACGGCAATGTAGTTGGCGCGGACGATATGGCGCAAAAATATGGCTGCGACACCGCGCGCATGTATACGCTTTTCGCTGCGCCGCCGGAAAAAGATCTCGAATGGAGCGAGCAGGGAATCGAGGGTTGCGCGCGTTTCCTGAATAAAGTCTATCGCCTCGTTGATCGTCATGCTGCGGCGCTGAAGTCTGTCGCGGCGGCGCGCCCGGAAGCGATTGACCTCGCCAGCGCTACAGTCAAAGAAAAGGTGCTGCTGCGCAAAGCGCATCAGACGCTCAAGCGCGTCACTTCCGATTTCGAGGTTCGCTGGCACTTCAATTCCTCCGTCGCCCTCATGATGGAGCTTGTCAACGAACTGCACGCACAGGAGCCGCTGGACGATGCTGTCAATCCTGCCGTCCTTAAGCACCTCATCGAAGTGCTGGTGCTCATCATGGCGCCTGTCGTGCCTCATCTGAGCGAAGAGCTTTGGGAAATCCTCGGCCACGCCGGGGGACTCACTGCTGCGAAGGGTATCCCGCGCGTTCCGTGGCCGTCTTACCATGAAGATTTGGCCAAAGAAGATCAGTTTGAGGTTATTATTCAGATCAATGGACGCCTGCGCGGCAAGATTCTCGTCGACGATGGCTTGAGCGAGGAGGAGCAGCTTCAGCGCGCCCTCGTCGATCCGCATATTGCGCCGCTCGTAAGCGGACGCCAGATCGCCAAGACGATTGTCGTGCCGAAGAAGCTCGTCAGTCTCGTCGTGCGTTAGTCGCGAGGACGATCCAATGGCCAATGCAGCAGCGCTTCCGGAGCGCGAATCTCATTTCGAAAGAAAAGGGGAACTGGGCGTGAGCACACGCGGCGGTGTTGTGGTTCTCGATTTCGGCGGCCAATATACGCAGTTGATTGCCCGTCGCATTCGCGAGCAGGAAGTTTTTTCCGCCATTTTGCCTTGTAACGCCTCGCTCGACGAAGTGAAGCGCCTCGAGCCGGCCGGCATCGTCCTTTCCGGCGGCCCCAGCTCCGTCTACGATGAGGGCGCTCCAGAATGTGACTCCCGGGTTTTGCATCTCGGCGTTCCGGTTCTCGGAATCTGCTATGGCATGCAATGGATGGCGCACGCGTTGGGCGGCAACGTCGTGAAAGCCGAGCGCCGCGAATATGGCCCGGCGCGTCTTGACCGCGAGAAAGATTCCGCTCTTTTCCGCGGCATTCCCGATCACGGCAAAGTTTGGAACAGCCACGGCGACCACGTCATTGGTCTCCCGACGGGCTTCGAGACGACCGGCCGCACGGACAACGCCGTCGCCGCAATCGAAGATCCTGTGCGCCATCTTTATGGCGTCGAATTTCATCCCGAAGTTCGCCACACTGAGCGCGGAACCGACATGCTCCGCAATTTCGTCTTCGAAGTCTGTCACGCCAAAAAGAACTGGAACCGCGCATCGTTCATCGCCGAAACCGTCGAGGCGATTCGCAATCGTGTCGGCGATACTCATGCTCTTTGCGCCCTGAGCGGCGGAGTGGATTCCGCCGTCGCTGCCGTTTTGGTGCATCGCGCCATCGGCGATCGCCTGACAAACGTCTTCGTCGACACCGGCCTTCTCCGGCAAAACGAGTATCACGAGACGCTCGACTTGCTCCGCAATCGCCTCGGCCTGAATGTCGATGGCGTTGACGCCAGCGAACGCTTCCTCGCGCGGCTGAAGGGCGTCACGGATCCGGAAGAAAAGCGCAAGCGCATCGGCGCGGAGTTCATCGCCGTGTTTGCCGAAGAAGCCAAGCGTCTGGCATCAGAAGCGGGTCGCGGCAGCTCCGGGATGCGTTTTCTCGTTCAGGGAACTCTCTATCCCGATGTCATTGAGTCCGTCTCCGTCAAGGGCCCTTCTGCGGTCATCAAGACGCACCACAACGTCGGCGGCCTGCCGAAGGATCTGCCTTTCGAGTTACTCGAGCCTCTTCGTGACCTTTTTAAGGACGAGGTTCGTTTGCTCGGTCGTGAACTCGGTTTGCCGGACGAGATACTTTTGAAACATCCGTTTCCGGGGCCCGGATTGGCGGTTCGCCTTTTGGGAGAAATCACGCGCGAAAGATTGGACACGCTTCGCGCAGCCGACGCCATCGTTGTGGACGAAATTCGCCGCGCCGGTCTTTACTCGAAGATCTGGCAGGCGTTTGCTGTTTTGTTGCCCGTTCGCAGTGTGGGCGTGATGGGGGACTTTCGGACGTACGGATACACCATCGCCGTTCGCGTCGTCGAATCCGAAGACGCTATGACAGCAGACTGGGTGCGTCTCCCTTGGAATGTGCTGGAGCGGATTTCAGTTCGTATCGTAAACGAGGTTCGCGACGTGACTCGCGTCGTTTACGACATCAGCTCAAAACCGCCCAGCACAATCGAATGGGAGTGATTGTCGATGAATGAATGCGATCGTGCCCGCTCTACCGCGTGGCCATTTTCTGGGCCATGTAGAGTAGAAGGCGGCGGTCGGCTTCATCCACGCGCCCAAGCAGCCGGCGAAACCGTCCGAGAACTCGCGCGTCTTTTCCAGTGCTCCCCCACGCGATATCATCTGACGACTTCCGTTTCGGAAGATTTGGCAGCTCAGGTGGCTCCTCGCCGTCGTAGAATAGCTGGTAGAGCGGCACTTCCATGGCTCGTGCCAGCTTTTCTAGTGTTTCGATGGCCGGAACGGTATGTCCGTTCTCGACCCGCGAAATGTAACAGCGGAGAAGTCCAGTGCGCTTTTCGATGTCACCCTGCGAGAGCTTTTTGGTCTCCCGCAACAAACGTAAACGATCTCCAATTATCATGAATGGATTGTCACATGAAACACTGGCCCCTGCAAGCGATAACTGATGGAAACCCATAAAGGCAGGATGTAACCGGAACGGCATGGATAACGTCCCAAAAGACGTGGCTGCTAGCGCAACCGCCGTTGCTCTGAATGCCCGGTCTCGGGCTGCGAAGACCGATGACCGTGACCTGGTCCGCCAGGCCCAAAAAGGCGTGTCTACGGCCTTTGAGGAGCTGGTTCGGCGGCATCAGCAGCGCGTAATTGCCGTGGTCAGCGGCATTCTCCGCCGCCGCGAGGATATCGAGGACGTTGCCCAGCAGGTGTTTCTAAAGGCCTATGTCTCGATTCAGCGCTTTGACTTGCGCTCGGCCTTTTCGACGTGGCTGTACAAGATTACCGTAAATGAGTGCTGGGACTATCTGCGGAAAAAGAAAGTCCGGCCGCTCAGTTACGAAGCCGACCTGAGCGAAGACCAGGTCCGCCATGTGGAGCAGTTCGTCAGCAGCGGTGCCGACGCCGGCAATCCCGGCGAACGCGCCGAATTGAGGGAAATCGTCGATCGCTTGCTCAGTGATCTCACGGACGAAGATCGCACGATGCTGGTTTTGAAGGAGGCTCAGGGTTTCGCCGTCGAGGAAATTGGCGGGATGCTGGGTTTGAATGTAAACACCGTAAAGGTTCGTTTGTTTCGCGCCCGGCGCCGCTTGGCAAAAAATTACCGCCGGCGCGTGGGCCATGGACGCAAGGAAAAATAAGTGAAGGAAGAGCAAGTTATTCAAGGTGGTTCGGAGAGGTGACCATGTCCGAACAAAATATGAATGGTTGTGAAAAGTTCGAAGCTTTTTTGGAAGATTATTTGAGCGGCGATCTGCCGCGTCACGATGCCGAGCGGCTGGCGTCGCACCTCAATGCCTGCACGGATTGCCGTCAGGCCCTCGAAGAGGCGCGCCTGGCTTCGCGGCTCGTTGGTCTTTTTGATCGCGCCGAAGAGCCCGGCCCCGGGTTTACGCGCCTGGTGATGGCTCGCGTCAGCACTGCGGAGCTTTGGCTCCAGCAGCAGAAGAATTTCTGGCGTCCGCTCGAAGCGCTGGCCTGGCGTCTTGCGTTTTCCGCCGCGCTCGTTCTGGTTTTCTTGTTCGCCTATGAAATCAGGGCCAGCAATCCAGAGGTAGTCCCGCCGGCTTCAGCCGTTTTGGTACAGCAGGCGGATACATTCGTAACGCCAGCTTACGGCTCGCCTTCGAATAGCGACGAGGTTTTGCTGGCGATTGCAGAAAGGCACCATGAGCAACAGTAGAATTTCTTGGAAGGCCATGGGCCTTGTTGTTGTCGTCTTCGCGCTGGGGATTGCTCTCGGTGCTGTTGCAGTTCACGTCTGGGATGCACACGTCAGCGCCAGCCAGCAGCGTCCTAGCGTCGTCAAGCAGTTGAAGGATGAGTTGCAGTTGTCGCCCGATCAAGCAAAGCAAGTTGATGCAATTCTCAACGATGATCGTGCCAAGTTTCATGCCTTGGATGTTCAACGCCATGCGGAATGGGGGCCACAATACGCGGCCCTCGACAAGGAACGCAAAGCCGAATGGGATCCAAAGTATGCTCAGGTGCGCCAGCAGGGCCGCGATAGCATTCGCGCGATTCTAACCCAGGACCAAAAAGTGAAGTTCGAGGCATTCCTCAAACATCTGGATGAAGAAAGGCAGAAGCAGCAGTCGCATTAATCGCGACCGGCAAACACCAAACCATGGCTTACGAGGCAGCAATTCCAGGAAGATCTGAAATCGTCCGGCCCGCCGCAGCGGATGCCGTCATCACGCTCGAAAACGTGCACAAGACCTACGACCTCGGCGAAATCCAGGTCCACGCGCTTCGTGGTGTTACCCTCGAAATCCGCCGCGGCGAATTTGTCGCCATCATGGGTGCGTCCGGCTCGGGAAAATCCACGCTCATGAATATTCTCGGTTGCCTCGATCGCCCTACCAAGGGCCGCTATTTGCTCGACGGCACCGATGTTTCCCAGCTCTCGAAGACTGAGCTGGCTCACATCCGCAATCGCAAAATCGGCTTCGTCTTCCAGCAATTCAATCTCCTCTCGCGCACCACGGCGCTCGAAAATGTCGAGCTCCCCACGCTCTACGCCGGAATTCCTCAGGCCGAGCGTGTCGAGCGCGCCCGCCAATCGCTCGAGCGCGTCGGCTTGGGCGAACGCGCCATGCATCATCCTTCGCAGCTTTCCGGAGGCCAGCAGCAGCGCGTGGCCATCGCGCGTGCACTCGTGAATCATCCGGCAATCTTGCTCGCCGATGAGCCTACCGGCAATCTCGATAGCCGCACCAGCGTCGAGATCATGGACATTCTCCAACGTTTGAATGAAGACGAGGGTCTGACCGTCGTTCTCGTCACTCACGAATCCGATATCGCCGACTACGCGCAGCGCGCTCTGGAATTTCGTGACGGCAAGATGCGTCATGATCGCACGATTCAGCGCCGTTTGATCGCTCGCGACGTTCTTCCTACGCTGAAATCTCCCGACGATGCTTCGGACGATTCCGCGAACGAAAAGGAACCGCAAGGGCCGGTTCAGTAAGGCAGGGAACTCCGCTCAGGCAAACTGTAAACGCTGCTCGATTCATCGAATTGCTTCAACAGCGGTTCTTAGAAGGGTATGTCCTCATCCGAAATCTGCGTCTCCGGGCCGGAAGGGTCATCCACGGCCATCGGTTCGTGCTCGGCGCTATGCGAAGTTCCCGCTCCCGCGCCCATGCCCGCCGCCGCGCCTTCCGCTCGGCCTCCCAGCATCCGGAAATTCGAGGCAACAATCTCAAAACTCGTGCGCTTTTCGCCTTGCTTGTCCTGCCACTCGCGCGATTGGATGCGTCCTTCGATATAAACCAGCGAGCCTTTCTTCAAATACTGCTGCGCAATCTCCGCCTGTTTGCCCCACACGACGATCTTGTGCCATTCCGTGCGCTTCTGCCGTTCGCCGCTGCGGTCTTTGTAGGTCTCGTCCGTGGCCACGGAAAAGTTCGCCACCGCCTGTCCGCTCCCCGTGTACCGCGTCTCCGGATCGCGTCCCAGCCGTCCCACGAGAATCACTTTGTTAACCGACATGCGCACCCCCGCGCTTGAAAGTAAAGCGGAAGTATACCTGAACCGGCCGCCGATTGCCGCCGATTGAGTTCGTATAAAACTAGCGCGAAGGGCCCAGCGCCCGCATTTCGGTCGCCGCCTTCTTGGCTTCTGCGGACCCTGGAAATCTGCGGATCAGCTCGCGAAACTCGCGCTCCGCGCTCGCATTCTTGTGTGTTTGCACCAGCGCCCGGCCTTTTTCCAGCATCGCCGGGGCCACTTTATTGCTCTTCGGATAATGCACGATCACGCGGTCATAGTCGTCAATCGCAGAGCTGTATTCGCCCTGCGCATACGCTATCTCTCCCAGATAAAACTGCGCGTTCGCCGCGTACGAACCATCGGGAAAATTCTCCAGGTAGTCGCGGAACTCCTGGCGTGAGAGGTCGTAATGCCCGCTGTTCAAGTCGCTGATCCCGTTGGAGTAGAGCGTATTTCCGGAGATCGGTCGCAGGCTCGTGGGCCCGTTCGCCGCAGGCTGCGCTGCGGTTGTGTCCGGCGTCGCTCCGGGCGCGCCTCCTTGCGTTGCGTCGGGAGTCGGATTGACCGGTGCCGGCGGCGGCGTGGACACCTTGGCATTAATCTGTTGCAGGATATTCTGCATATCCGACATTTGCTGCGCCAGCTTCGCCACCCGCGCTTGCAGGTCCTGCATGTTGTCTGAGACGCCCTGCACTTGCTGCGCGACCGTACTGTTGTTCGCTCCGCTGTTCGCCTGTGCGTCCTGAATCGTTTTTTCGAGCGCCCCCACGGTCTGGTTCAAATGCCCGGCTGAATTGACCGACTGCTGCACCAGCGTTTGCATGGACGCGAACTTCGTGTCCACATCCGCGCGAAGGTCCTGCTGGTTCTGCAGGATTTGATTTACGCTCTGCTGGATTTCGATGATCTCACGCGACACCGCGTCGGCTGCCGGTGGCGCCAGCATCGTTCCGGCGATAGCGCCGGCCAGCAAAAGCCCGAAAGATGCCAGGATCGTTCGCGCACGCATAAAACCCTCCTTTAGTGCAACGAAA containing:
- the aroF gene encoding 3-deoxy-7-phosphoheptulonate synthase translates to MLVVMQAHATEEQVQAVCRRIEALGMRAHPIPGSNRTAIGITGNSGAVDVGSLEAMPGVVECIPVSKPYKLVSRDAKEENTVVRVPTPAGEVRIGGPALAIIAGPCAIESREQAMAIAARVKAAGAHLFRGGAYKPRTSPYSFQGLGEPALKILAEVRERFGLGIVTEAVDNESLDLVEKYADVIQIGARNMQNFSLLKRAGKASKPVLLKRGLSATLDEFLMAAEYVLSEGNYQLMLCERGVRTFSDFTRNTLDLSVIPAVQLRSHLPILVDPSHGTGRRNKVLPLSRAAVAVGADGLIVEVHHNPDKALSDGMQSIVPEELEQLMGEIRQIASVVHRALN
- a CDS encoding chorismate mutase produces the protein MPKETEMTIGDHRRRVDELDRELVRMLNRRAQMTIQLGQLKKAAGLPARDEAREETILRHVRRLNPGPLDDTALTAIFRAILDESRRVTSEMLTETPSKGGE
- a CDS encoding deoxyribonuclease IV, with the translated sequence MEEPQHSSTQPYLPSDEYRPEPVPEPSPPAWMDGSIRIGIHTSIAGEITSALDLAHNLGANALQIFSASPRMWRRPASGAKGVDPSAQRFRARREELKLGPLVIHDNYLINLASPDRILRVRSIQAFHEEIVRAIALGADFLVAHPGSGKGASMSAAISAIADGLKQASRGVNFENLRVLLENTAGQGTSVGSRFSEIKSIIDQCPELPLGVCVDTAHLFAAGHDLRSVEGLEAALAEIDGTVGLVRVFVIHTNDSKAALGSHLDRHEHIGKGKIGRDAFRRILNHPQLTGRAFILETPIDRPGDDRRNVETLWRLVGITPRRTGRVADGFRIRSRRVSTKKSKRRKR
- the leuS gene encoding leucine--tRNA ligase — protein: MTRSLSEYDPQQIEAKWQKNWAEEGAFDADRDATRPKYYTLEMLPYPSGTMHMGHMRNYTIGDSIARYKRMRGFNVLHPIGWDSFGLPAENAAIKNGIPPRDWTNSNIAQMKAVCKRFGFSYDWRREISTCEPEYYRWNQWFFLRMLERDLAYRKRSKVNWCPQCQTVLANEQVVDGCCWRHETTQVEAKEIEQWFLRITNYSDELLDDMADLEQGWPERVLAMQRNWIGKSRGARVRFPVAKMENAVIEVFTTRIDTIYGATAIVLSPGHPLLPGLFDGISGRAAVEAQWNRLRQKVVRAADLAKAEKEGIFTGRFAVNPFSGEMVPIWIANFVLAEYGTGAVMCVPGHDQRDFEFAEKYRIPVKIVVQPADGSSLKAGALSEAYSAYGRAVDSGPYSGMESEIAIEKMTADAEAKGTGRGETIYRLKDWGISRQRYWGTPIPVVYCEKCGVVAVSDSDLPVRLPEKVSLTGEGQSPLAGVPEFVNAKCPKCGGAARRETDTMDTFVDSSWYFYRYTDAHNTSAPYAPEEAGYWFSIDQYIGGIEHAILHLIYSRFFAKVMRDLGLIRHREPVLRLFSQGMVQKGGRAMSKSHGNVVGADDMAQKYGCDTARMYTLFAAPPEKDLEWSEQGIEGCARFLNKVYRLVDRHAAALKSVAAARPEAIDLASATVKEKVLLRKAHQTLKRVTSDFEVRWHFNSSVALMMELVNELHAQEPLDDAVNPAVLKHLIEVLVLIMAPVVPHLSEELWEILGHAGGLTAAKGIPRVPWPSYHEDLAKEDQFEVIIQINGRLRGKILVDDGLSEEEQLQRALVDPHIAPLVSGRQIAKTIVVPKKLVSLVVR